Part of the Acidobacteriota bacterium genome, GTTCTATGACATGCGCGTCGATAGTGACTCACTCTTTATCTATTACTCCGGCGGCCTGGCGCTTATCAAGGACGGTGCCATCATGGCGATCCCGACGCCGGGGGCGCCGACCGCAAAGGTGACCGGAGTGAATACCGGCGACGTCCGATGGGTGGTTGCCGACCGTGAACGCGGGGTCTATTACGATCAGGGGGGAAGTTTCCGGCAGTACGCGTACACCGGCACTCCGGGCAACCGCGTGACGGATGTGGCGATTGACCGTGACGGTACCATGTTCGGCGGTTTCCTGAACCAGCGGGCGGCCAGAAGAGCCGGCGAGTTGTGGGTCACACTGCCGTACGAGCCGCGCCATTACACCACCGTTCTCACTTCCGACGGGTTCGGTTATACCTGGATCGGCACGGAAGGGGGAGGACTCTGGCGAACCGACGGGACGGCACTCATCAATTTCAACGATACGAATTCCACCATCATTGGCAACGAGGCCGCCCATTCTTTTGCGTGGGTCAGCGGGGTGCGCATCACCGGCGGTTACCTGTTCGCCTCGCTTTACTACACGTACAACGGTTACCCGGTGGCGGTGGCGCGCCTTGACGGGACCGGCTACCCCGTGCAGTGGGATTCCCTCGGTCTTGAGGACGGTATTTCCAACGACGTGCTGCAGTCAGTCGACTATTACGACGGTGTCCTGGCGGTGGGGTCGCGTTATACCGGTGTCTACTATTGCGGAATCGGCCCCGATCCGTTGGACAAGAGCGACGATTTCTGTGTCAACTTCCAGAAGGCCAACTCGTTTCTTCCTTCTGATGCGGTCAAGGTGGTGCGGTTTTCGCCCGAGGGTGAGCTGTGGGCAGGAACTAATTTCGGTCTCTCGCGGCTCGATGAGAGCCTGGGGCAGGTCGGCGAGATCGGCCGATGGGTTGATGTCAACCTGCCGGCGGGAGTGGGGCCGGAAATCACGGCCCTGGAGTTTGACAGCCGGGGCAATGCCTGGATCGGCGCGAGAAACGGTCTGGTGCGCTTCGATGCCTCCGAGGGCACCTTTGAGTTGTTCAACACCCTGAACAGCGGCCTTGTCGGCAACGAGATCAGTAACCTGACGCTCGATGCCGCGACCGGCAACCTGTATGTCTCCACCGGTTCGGGGCTGTCGAAGTACCTTTCGGCCACCGGTGGACTTACACCCGTGCTTGACTCCGTGCTTGCCTATCCCAATCCCTTCGTAATCAGGTCTGCTGACGATCGGCTGCAGTTCAGCTTTGCCGGCCGGTATACGGTGCACGTGTTCAACGTGGCTGGCGAATTGGTCTGGGAAGTGACCGATCTCTCGGATGAGTCGTGGGACGGTCGCAACCAGCGCGGCGAGCCCGTTGCGTCAGGCGTGTACCTGTTTGTCCTGAAGGATGCTGACGGGAAAGTGGCCAGGGGGAAGTTTCTGCTGGTCCGTGACCAATGAAAACCGTTCGCTGCACGTCCTCCCGGCTCGCCAGGGAGGTCATTGACCGCCTGAACGCGGCATCGTTTTTTTCATCGATGGGCTTCGCGGAGCTGTGGCGGGTGCAGGGCGGTCGCGAGGTCTTCTGGGTCACCCAAAGCGAGGAGCAGGTGCTGGCCGTGCTGTCGGGTGTCGAGTTCGGCCGTGCGCCGCTGACGAGGTTTCAGGCCATGCCCGCCGGGTGCTATGCCGAGTTGGTGACGGTCGCCGATACGGACATCGACCGCCCGACCGTGGCGCAGTCAACCATACAGGCACTCACGGAAGCCGGCTATGCGATAACGTACCTTGCGGACTACTGGTCGCACCTTGGGCCCCTGCCGGGCGCGGAGGCCAGCGGGTGCGCAACCGTCCTGGTAGATATCACGGATCCCGGCTGGCAGCCTCCGGACAGGAAGATCCAGTCCGAGGTACGCAAGGCCGAGCGGGAGGGAATCGGCGTAGAACGCTTTGACGCGCGAAGACATCTCGACGGGTTTCTTTCTCTGGCAAAAGCGACGGGTAAACGCCACAGCCACAAACCGCTCTATACTGAGCGGTTCTTTCGTCAACTGGCGGCGCTGGCCGAGCGGGACGCGAGGATAAGGTGGCAATATACGGAGTACCGGGGAGAACCGGTCGCCTCACACGTCAACCTTGTCCTGGGCGATACGCTGCTGAACTGGCAGGTCTATTCGGACAGAGCCTTCTCTTTTCTCAAGCCCAACCAGTACATGCTTTACACGGCGGCGAAAAAGGCGGCCGAGGACGGCATGCGGTACCTGAGCCTCGGGACGTCTCCGCCGGACGCCGACAGCCTCGCTGCGTACAAGCATAAGTGGGGCGGCTCGGATCACTGCTATAACCTGTATCGTCTGAAGTCCCGATGGAGTCGGCTGCTTTGGAGAGCGTAAAGCTGCGAATTCTGGTGCTGGCGGACAGCCGGTCGTTCCACACGGAGCGGTACGTGCGTGAGTTGCGCCGCCAGGGGTGCCACATCCTGCTCGCCTCGCTGGAACGAGGGTCGACGTATCATTTTCGGTTGAAGTCGCGAGGCCCGGTTTCGTCCCTTCACTACGCCCTGGCTTCATTTGAGATTCGAAGGCTGATCAGGCGATTCCGGCCCGATG contains:
- a CDS encoding gliding motility-associated C-terminal domain-containing protein, with the translated sequence MDFQKGISGRFLLALTVLVLGGVSTLRPFGWETITSFKDVRRMRVIDDTLFLATSGGILAVTDPLVPGLMYTNLDGLGTADITDIIVDAEGQKWVTGYGQFVRFGGPSPERFPTLPVYGMLNLCCVVDDGDGLWLGSDSGLILFTKAGVAGAGFADKYPITLVNPFPPVYDIWLEDSLIWLATGNGLAFADRREPDLLKAPANWTVFDVASNPELATSVIRRVTRYEDSLYVITGGGAFHMSIDGADTSFTESPFASSQTFYDMRVDSDSLFIYYSGGLALIKDGAIMAIPTPGAPTAKVTGVNTGDVRWVVADRERGVYYDQGGSFRQYAYTGTPGNRVTDVAIDRDGTMFGGFLNQRAARRAGELWVTLPYEPRHYTTVLTSDGFGYTWIGTEGGGLWRTDGTALINFNDTNSTIIGNEAAHSFAWVSGVRITGGYLFASLYYTYNGYPVAVARLDGTGYPVQWDSLGLEDGISNDVLQSVDYYDGVLAVGSRYTGVYYCGIGPDPLDKSDDFCVNFQKANSFLPSDAVKVVRFSPEGELWAGTNFGLSRLDESLGQVGEIGRWVDVNLPAGVGPEITALEFDSRGNAWIGARNGLVRFDASEGTFELFNTLNSGLVGNEISNLTLDAATGNLYVSTGSGLSKYLSATGGLTPVLDSVLAYPNPFVIRSADDRLQFSFAGRYTVHVFNVAGELVWEVTDLSDESWDGRNQRGEPVASGVYLFVLKDADGKVARGKFLLVRDQ
- a CDS encoding GNAT family N-acetyltransferase; the encoded protein is MKTVRCTSSRLAREVIDRLNAASFFSSMGFAELWRVQGGREVFWVTQSEEQVLAVLSGVEFGRAPLTRFQAMPAGCYAELVTVADTDIDRPTVAQSTIQALTEAGYAITYLADYWSHLGPLPGAEASGCATVLVDITDPGWQPPDRKIQSEVRKAEREGIGVERFDARRHLDGFLSLAKATGKRHSHKPLYTERFFRQLAALAERDARIRWQYTEYRGEPVASHVNLVLGDTLLNWQVYSDRAFSFLKPNQYMLYTAAKKAAEDGMRYLSLGTSPPDADSLAAYKHKWGGSDHCYNLYRLKSRWSRLLWRA